One stretch of Nicotiana tabacum cultivar K326 chromosome 18, ASM71507v2, whole genome shotgun sequence DNA includes these proteins:
- the LOC107772615 gene encoding uncharacterized protein LOC107772615, with the protein MQYVQQYVLAKYPEYCNGLVEEGDKIDLYTLCLTDESSASEKGKSPRRESSSLSFGSSNSELGKILLEPSRLLDILTKKTSYQGNFISIPEIQVRNRALQQCGLSDEEYLVVFTVTLKKAMMMIGECYPFFRGNYYMTILGEDYDCIREFVSFKDSKVIAAPETWLDLRIKGSQLSQYFRRKCKHSPKGLFAYPAYIEETRYSMHWISEAHRNSWHVLLDASGLDAGKERRLALALHRPDFVLCTVDNTHAQPSRITCLLVRKQSFETAASSAN; encoded by the coding sequence ATGCAATATGTTCAACAGTATGTTTTGGCCAAGTACCCTGAATATTGCAATGGACTTGTGGAAGAAGGAGACAAAATTGATCTTTATACGCTTTGTCTGACTGATGAATCATCCGCTAGTGAGAAGGGAAAATCTCCAAGGAGAGAGTCGTCGTCGCTTTCTTTTGGCAGTAGTAATTCAGAGTTGGGAAAAatcctattggaaccatcaagaTTGCTTGATATTCTCACCAAGAAAACTTCTTACCAAGGGAATTTCATTTCAATTCCAGAAATTCAAGTCCGAAATCGAGCTTTGCAACAATGTGGACTAAGTGACGAGGAGTACTTAGTTGTTTTTACAGTTACACTAAAAAAAGCAATGATGATGATTGGAGAATGTTACCCTTTCTTCAGGGGAAATTACTACATGACAATACTTGGTGAAGATTATGATTGTATAagggaatttgttagttttaaagatTCAAAAGTGATTGCAGCACCAGAAACATGGCTGGATTTGAGGATTAAAGGATCACAACTTAGCCAATATTTTAGGAGGAAATGTAAGCATAGTCCAAAAGGGCTTTTTGCATATCCTGCTTACATCGAAGAAACACGTTACTCGATGCATTGGATATCAGAAGCTCATAGAAATTCATGGCATGTTCTGTTAGATGCTTCTGGTTTGGATGCAGGAAAAGAAAGGAGGTTGGCTTTAGCATTACATCGACCGGATTTCGTGTTGTGTACAGTTGATAATACACATGCTCAGCCCTCGAGAATCACATGCCTTCTTGTAAGGAAACAATCCTTTGAAACAGCAGCTTCTTCAGCTAATTAA